A window of the Amycolatopsis solani genome harbors these coding sequences:
- a CDS encoding NAD(P)/FAD-dependent oxidoreductase — MGAQNTVLVVGSGQSGFQAVASLRDKGFDGRVVLIGDEPGVPYQRPPLSKAYLAGTAGLEQLHLRGEDFFAEKGIELVAGRVAAIDRPDALVRLEDGRELAYDHLVLATGARNRELPVPGADLPGVLALRTRDDADRLRESLAAASDVVVVGGGFIGLEFASHAGRPVTIVEAQDRLLNRVATPEISAYFAALHREAGHTVLLGQGVSALHGDSRVREVELSDGTRLPADLVVVAVGVVPETSLASAAGLPVANGVVVDAHLRTADEKIFAIGDCANFPCVQAGAATRLESVQNAVDQARSVAAAITGTPEPYASLPWFWTDQAGAKLQIAGILADADRTVVAGDRDAGKFSVLSFRDGVLIAVESVNRPADHIAARRLFTADPHPRYADLEASDFNLKGHLASTRG; from the coding sequence GGACGAGCCGGGCGTGCCGTACCAGCGGCCGCCGTTGTCGAAGGCCTACCTCGCCGGGACCGCCGGGCTCGAGCAGCTGCACCTCCGTGGTGAGGACTTCTTCGCCGAGAAGGGCATCGAGCTGGTCGCCGGGCGGGTCGCCGCGATCGATCGCCCGGACGCCCTGGTCCGGCTGGAAGACGGCCGTGAGCTGGCCTACGACCACCTCGTCCTGGCCACCGGCGCCCGCAACCGCGAACTGCCCGTGCCGGGCGCGGACCTGCCGGGCGTGCTCGCCCTGCGCACCCGCGACGACGCCGACCGGCTCCGCGAATCCCTCGCCGCCGCCTCGGACGTCGTCGTGGTCGGTGGTGGCTTCATCGGGCTCGAGTTCGCTTCGCACGCCGGGCGCCCGGTGACGATCGTCGAGGCGCAGGACCGGCTGCTCAACCGGGTCGCGACGCCGGAGATCTCCGCCTACTTCGCCGCGCTGCACCGCGAAGCCGGGCACACGGTGCTGCTCGGCCAAGGGGTTTCGGCGCTGCACGGCGACTCGCGGGTGCGCGAGGTCGAGCTGTCCGACGGCACCCGGCTGCCCGCCGACCTGGTCGTGGTCGCCGTCGGCGTCGTGCCGGAGACGTCGCTCGCCTCCGCCGCCGGGCTGCCGGTGGCCAACGGCGTCGTCGTCGACGCGCACCTGCGGACCGCCGACGAGAAGATCTTCGCCATCGGCGACTGCGCCAACTTCCCGTGCGTGCAGGCGGGCGCGGCCACCCGGCTGGAGTCCGTGCAGAACGCCGTCGACCAGGCCAGGAGCGTGGCCGCGGCGATCACCGGGACGCCCGAGCCGTACGCCAGCCTGCCGTGGTTCTGGACCGACCAGGCGGGCGCGAAGCTGCAGATCGCGGGCATCCTCGCCGACGCCGACCGCACGGTGGTCGCCGGCGACCGCGACGCGGGCAAGTTCTCGGTGCTGTCCTTCCGCGACGGCGTCCTCATCGCCGTCGAGTCGGTGAACCGGCCGGCCGACCACATCGCCGCGCGACGCCTGTTCACCGCCGATCCGCACCCGCGGTACGCGGACCTCGAGGCGAGCGACTTCAACCTGAAGGGACATCTAGCGTCAACCCGTGGTTGA
- a CDS encoding class I SAM-dependent methyltransferase, with amino-acid sequence MTATPYDAVAVQYAEFVGPIWDGDPLDRAAWTAFADYARGRGPVADLGCGPGHLTAHLRSLGLDASGVDLSPVMVELARAAHPDLRFTVGSMAALDIADSSLAGILSWYSVIHTPPAELPGYFAEFARTLAPGGVLLLGWFEADGDVVTTFDHKVTTAYRWPPADLAALGAAAGLVEVGRLRREHTADERPFRQGRLLLRKP; translated from the coding sequence GTGACGGCGACGCCCTACGACGCCGTCGCGGTCCAGTACGCGGAGTTCGTCGGCCCGATCTGGGACGGCGACCCGCTGGACCGCGCGGCCTGGACGGCGTTCGCGGACTACGCGCGCGGCCGCGGCCCGGTCGCCGACCTGGGCTGCGGACCGGGCCACCTCACGGCGCACCTGCGTTCGCTGGGCCTCGACGCGTCCGGCGTCGACCTGTCCCCGGTCATGGTCGAGCTGGCCCGTGCCGCCCACCCGGACCTGCGCTTCACGGTGGGGTCGATGGCGGCGCTGGACATCGCCGACAGCTCGCTCGCCGGGATCCTGTCGTGGTACTCGGTGATCCACACGCCGCCGGCCGAACTGCCGGGCTACTTCGCCGAGTTCGCCCGCACGCTGGCGCCGGGCGGTGTCCTGCTGCTGGGCTGGTTCGAAGCCGACGGGGACGTCGTGACGACGTTCGACCACAAGGTCACGACGGCGTACCGCTGGCCGCCGGCCGACCTGGCCGCGCTCGGTGCGGCGGCGGGGCTCGTCGAGGTGGGTCGGCTGCGGCGGGAGCACACCGCGGACGAGCGCCCCTTCCGGCAAGGCCGGTTGCTGCTGCGGAAACCGTAG
- the gndA gene encoding NADP-dependent phosphogluconate dehydrogenase, with product MSKKASIGVTGLAVMGRNLARNLARHGHTVALHNRSEERTRALVEQFGDEGDFIPAYSAQQFVDALERPRQVVIMVKAGGPTDAVIEEFAPLLEEGDVIIDAGNAHFADTRRREKALRERGLHFVGSGVSGGEEGALHGPSIMPGGSKESYESLGPLFEDISAKVDGQPCCTHIGADGAGHFVKMVHNGIEYADMQLIAESFDLLRHAGGYSPAEIADVFRTWNTGRLDSYLIEITAEVLAHVDKATGKPFVDVVEDAAEQKGTGRWTVQIGLDLGVPISGIAEAVFARSLSGSKPLRAAARGLGGPSATPLSGSSLERFADDVEQALYASKVVAYAQGFNQIQAGATEYGWDIDLGKVASIWRGGCIIRAKFLNDITSAYAEEPELPTLLTSGGFRKAVEDAQDSWRSVISTAVQLGIPTPGFSTALAYYDGLRADRLPAALVQGQRDFFGAHTYRRVDREGSFHTAWAAEGRPESEA from the coding sequence ATGAGCAAGAAGGCGAGCATCGGGGTCACCGGCCTGGCGGTCATGGGCCGCAACCTGGCCCGCAACCTGGCCCGGCACGGGCACACGGTGGCCCTGCACAACCGGTCCGAGGAGCGGACCCGCGCACTGGTGGAGCAGTTCGGCGACGAAGGCGACTTCATCCCGGCGTACTCCGCGCAGCAGTTCGTCGACGCGCTGGAGCGGCCGCGCCAGGTCGTGATCATGGTCAAGGCGGGCGGTCCGACGGACGCCGTCATCGAGGAGTTCGCGCCGCTGCTCGAAGAGGGCGACGTGATCATCGACGCCGGCAACGCGCACTTCGCCGACACGCGCCGCCGTGAGAAGGCCCTGCGCGAGCGCGGGCTGCACTTCGTCGGCAGCGGCGTCTCCGGCGGCGAGGAGGGCGCGCTGCACGGGCCGAGCATCATGCCCGGCGGCTCGAAGGAGTCGTACGAGTCGCTCGGCCCGCTGTTCGAGGACATCTCGGCCAAGGTCGACGGCCAGCCGTGCTGCACGCACATCGGCGCGGACGGCGCCGGCCACTTCGTCAAGATGGTGCACAACGGCATCGAGTACGCCGACATGCAGCTGATCGCGGAGTCGTTCGACCTGCTGCGCCACGCGGGTGGCTACTCCCCCGCCGAGATCGCCGACGTGTTCCGGACCTGGAACACCGGGCGGCTCGACTCCTACCTGATCGAGATCACCGCCGAGGTGCTCGCGCACGTCGACAAGGCGACCGGCAAGCCGTTCGTCGACGTCGTCGAGGACGCCGCCGAGCAGAAGGGCACCGGCCGCTGGACCGTGCAGATCGGCCTCGACCTCGGGGTCCCGATCTCGGGCATCGCCGAAGCCGTCTTCGCGCGTTCGCTGTCCGGCTCGAAGCCGCTGCGCGCGGCGGCCCGCGGCCTCGGCGGCCCGTCGGCGACGCCGCTGTCAGGTTCCTCGCTCGAGCGCTTCGCGGACGACGTCGAGCAGGCGCTCTACGCGTCGAAGGTGGTCGCGTACGCCCAGGGCTTCAACCAGATCCAGGCCGGCGCGACCGAGTACGGCTGGGACATCGACCTCGGCAAGGTCGCCTCGATCTGGCGCGGCGGCTGCATCATCCGCGCGAAGTTCCTCAACGACATCACCTCGGCCTACGCCGAAGAGCCGGAACTGCCGACGCTGCTCACCTCGGGCGGCTTCCGCAAGGCGGTCGAGGACGCGCAAGACTCGTGGCGTTCGGTGATCTCCACGGCGGTCCAGCTCGGCATCCCGACGCCGGGCTTCTCGACGGCGCTGGCGTACTACGACGGCCTCCGCGCCGACCGCCTCCCGGCCGCTCTGGTCCAGGGCCAGCGCGACTTCTTCGGGGCCCACACCTACCGCCGCGTGGACCGCGAAGGCTCGTTCCACACGGCCTGGGCCGCCGAGGGCCGCCCGGAGTCCGAGGCCTGA
- a CDS encoding SAM-dependent methyltransferase, producing MTTQDPEAPEGVDLERPNAARIYDWFLGGTANWAIDRQFGEQAVKTFPMIKTVARAGRDFLGRGVRYLARNGIDQFLDLGSGVPTVGNVHEVAAEVNPNARCVYVDNEPVAVAHSQVLLEKEGVADRHAVLQGDLRDPADIWKRALDTGVLDPNRPIGLIIVGVLYFLGPDEPVAQTIKKYQSLLPSGSYFLSSHLTSDGLDAMADSESRESIMKQYNRSSTPLHLRSREEFTSFFDGLELVEPGIVFLPEWHPEEIESRATKKLANDPSFVGHLCGLGRKP from the coding sequence ATGACGACGCAGGATCCCGAGGCCCCCGAAGGCGTCGACCTCGAGCGGCCGAACGCGGCCCGCATCTACGACTGGTTCCTCGGCGGCACCGCCAACTGGGCCATCGACCGGCAGTTCGGCGAGCAGGCCGTCAAGACGTTCCCGATGATCAAGACCGTCGCCCGCGCCGGCCGCGACTTCCTCGGCCGCGGCGTCCGGTACCTGGCGCGCAACGGCATCGACCAGTTCCTCGACCTCGGCTCCGGCGTCCCGACGGTCGGCAACGTCCACGAGGTCGCGGCCGAGGTCAACCCGAACGCGCGGTGCGTCTACGTCGACAACGAGCCGGTCGCGGTGGCGCACTCGCAGGTCCTGCTGGAGAAGGAAGGCGTGGCGGACCGGCACGCGGTGCTGCAGGGCGACCTGCGCGACCCGGCCGACATCTGGAAGCGCGCGCTCGACACCGGCGTCCTCGACCCGAACCGCCCGATCGGCCTGATCATCGTCGGCGTCCTGTACTTCCTCGGCCCGGACGAGCCGGTGGCCCAGACCATCAAGAAGTACCAGTCGCTGCTGCCATCGGGGTCGTACTTCCTGTCCTCGCACCTGACGAGCGACGGCCTGGACGCGATGGCCGACTCCGAGAGCCGCGAGTCGATCATGAAGCAGTACAACCGGTCGAGCACGCCGCTGCACCTGCGCTCGCGCGAAGAGTTCACGTCGTTCTTCGACGGCCTCGAACTGGTCGAGCCGGGCATCGTCTTCCTCCCGGAGTGGCACCCGGAGGAGATCGAGTCCCGGGCCACCAAGAAGCTCGCGAACGACCCGTCGTTCGTCGGCCACCTCTGCGGCCTCGGTCGCAAACCGTGA
- a CDS encoding MBL fold metallo-hydrolase: MTDRSPSAAAVTRLADEVHGYVQPDGSWYINNCGFVDAGDHTVLIDTCSTERRTRALLAAVEATTGSPVTTLVNTHHHGDHTNGNYLVATATVVGHRKTRELLVAEGIQTFDGVFVGSDWGELRSRPPEVVFDDRLTVHAGDTTLELIHPGHAAHTTNDVLVWLPEQRVLYAGDLVFNGGSPFALMGSVAGWRQALDVIRELQPEVILPGHGPACGLDVVDTVDAYLKFVQETAERGKAAGLTPLEVAKDTDLGDFAVLSEQERLPGNLHRAYAELDGAEWGAQIDLAAAVMDMVAINRGPIRCFS, from the coding sequence GTGACCGATCGTTCGCCCTCCGCCGCCGCCGTCACCCGCCTGGCCGACGAAGTCCACGGCTACGTCCAGCCGGACGGCTCCTGGTACATCAACAACTGCGGGTTCGTCGACGCCGGCGACCACACCGTCCTCATCGACACCTGCTCGACCGAGCGCCGCACGCGCGCGCTGCTCGCCGCCGTCGAAGCCACCACCGGCAGCCCGGTGACGACGCTGGTCAACACCCACCACCACGGCGACCACACCAACGGCAACTACCTCGTCGCGACCGCGACCGTGGTCGGCCACCGCAAGACCCGCGAGCTGCTGGTCGCCGAAGGCATCCAGACGTTCGACGGCGTCTTCGTCGGCAGCGATTGGGGCGAGCTGCGCTCGCGGCCGCCGGAGGTCGTGTTCGACGACCGGCTGACCGTGCACGCCGGCGACACCACCCTCGAGCTGATCCACCCCGGCCACGCCGCCCACACGACCAACGACGTCCTGGTCTGGCTGCCGGAGCAGCGCGTGCTCTACGCCGGTGACCTGGTGTTCAACGGCGGCAGCCCGTTCGCGCTGATGGGCTCGGTGGCGGGCTGGCGCCAGGCGCTGGACGTGATCCGGGAACTCCAGCCGGAGGTGATCCTGCCCGGCCACGGGCCGGCGTGCGGGCTCGACGTCGTCGACACCGTGGACGCCTACTTGAAGTTCGTCCAGGAGACGGCCGAGCGCGGCAAGGCGGCCGGGCTGACCCCGCTCGAAGTGGCGAAGGACACCGATCTCGGCGACTTCGCGGTGCTGAGCGAGCAGGAGCGGCTGCCGGGCAACCTGCACCGCGCGTACGCCGAGCTGGACGGCGCCGAGTGGGGCGCGCAGATCGATCTGGCGGCGGCGGTCATGGACATGGTGGCGATCAACCGGGGCCCGATCCGCTGCTTCTCGTGA
- a CDS encoding Clp protease N-terminal domain-containing protein, which yields MDLPANVKLDDLISAIKSNNDKDALAQLSDAVYVGEHLGEVADHLIGHFVDQARRSGASWTEIGKSMGVTKQAAQKRFVPKVDPAGDPSGAIERVYGRYTDRARHVIVEAQKSAVDHASPEIGTMHLVLGLLTEPAALAAGAILAQGVQLDAVREAAEARLPEAVDPVPNVVPFSAGAKKALELTMREGLRLGHNYIGTEHLLLALLEQREGAGFEVLDGLGVKKDKAEAKIQEVLAEILAARGQ from the coding sequence ATGGACCTTCCTGCCAACGTCAAACTCGACGACCTCATCAGCGCGATCAAGAGCAACAACGACAAGGACGCCCTCGCCCAGCTGTCCGACGCCGTCTACGTGGGCGAACACCTCGGCGAAGTGGCCGACCACCTGATCGGCCACTTCGTGGACCAGGCCCGGCGCTCCGGGGCGTCGTGGACCGAGATCGGCAAGAGCATGGGCGTCACCAAACAGGCCGCCCAGAAGCGGTTCGTGCCCAAGGTCGACCCCGCCGGCGACCCCTCCGGCGCGATCGAACGCGTCTACGGCCGCTACACCGACCGGGCGCGGCACGTGATCGTCGAGGCCCAGAAGTCGGCCGTGGACCACGCCAGCCCGGAGATCGGCACCATGCACCTCGTGCTGGGCCTGCTCACCGAGCCGGCGGCGCTGGCCGCCGGGGCGATCCTGGCCCAGGGGGTGCAGCTCGACGCCGTCCGCGAGGCCGCCGAGGCGCGGCTGCCCGAAGCAGTGGACCCGGTTCCGAACGTGGTGCCGTTCTCCGCGGGCGCCAAGAAGGCGCTGGAGCTGACCATGCGCGAGGGGCTGCGGCTCGGGCACAACTACATCGGCACCGAGCACCTGCTCCTGGCGCTGCTGGAACAGCGTGAGGGCGCCGGGTTCGAGGTGCTCGACGGCCTCGGCGTCAAGAAGGACAAGGCCGAGGCCAAGATCCAGGAAGTGCTGGCGGAGATCCTCGCCGCCCGCGGGCAGTGA
- a CDS encoding helix-turn-helix domain-containing protein → MASTVTSRRKQLGNELRHARTAARMTQQQVAEVLGCTQGKVNKIESGAVGVKLGDVRSMLNAFGINGEEADTLMNLARAAAGQRGHWSGYRSVVPHWFRTFTDLEPAAAEILTWHGERIPGPLQSEHYMLKQFTEAGATDVTSLVRNRLDRKAVFEQQQPPYYRFIISEGALRRAPGGYAPAVMLDQVEHLLSLERHPRVYVHVLPFGARLAAVPNDFTIMRFPDRTRDFVYIEHSAGGLYLDDVKDFNIFVDSWDRLRGAALERQETRQFLKELAEGYRAQMQQIQ, encoded by the coding sequence ATGGCCAGCACCGTCACCTCGCGCCGGAAGCAGCTCGGGAACGAGCTCCGGCATGCCCGCACCGCGGCGCGGATGACACAGCAGCAGGTCGCCGAGGTCCTCGGCTGCACCCAGGGCAAGGTCAACAAGATCGAGTCCGGTGCCGTCGGGGTGAAACTCGGGGATGTGCGATCCATGCTGAACGCGTTCGGGATCAACGGCGAAGAGGCCGACACGCTGATGAACCTGGCGCGCGCCGCCGCCGGGCAGCGCGGCCACTGGTCCGGCTACCGCTCGGTGGTGCCGCACTGGTTCCGCACCTTCACCGACCTGGAGCCCGCGGCCGCGGAGATCCTCACCTGGCACGGCGAGCGCATCCCCGGCCCGCTGCAGTCCGAGCACTACATGCTCAAGCAGTTCACCGAGGCCGGCGCCACCGACGTGACGTCTCTGGTGCGCAACCGCCTCGACCGCAAGGCCGTGTTCGAACAGCAGCAGCCGCCGTACTACCGGTTCATCATCAGCGAGGGCGCGCTGCGCCGAGCTCCCGGCGGGTATGCGCCCGCGGTGATGCTGGACCAGGTCGAGCACCTGCTCTCGCTGGAGCGGCACCCGCGGGTGTACGTGCACGTGCTGCCCTTCGGCGCGCGGCTGGCCGCGGTGCCCAACGACTTCACGATCATGCGCTTCCCGGACCGCACCCGGGACTTCGTCTACATCGAGCACTCCGCCGGTGGTCTGTACCTCGACGACGTCAAGGACTTCAACATCTTCGTCGACTCGTGGGACCGGCTGCGGGGCGCGGCGCTGGAGCGGCAGGAGACCCGGCAGTTCCTCAAGGAGCTCGCGGAGGGTTACCGCGCCCAGATGCAGCAGATCCAATAG